A portion of the Gemmatimonadaceae bacterium genome contains these proteins:
- a CDS encoding IS5/IS1182 family transposase, whose translation MGEQRTFAGEGWSTKKRVTRRERFLAEMDAVIPWAALGALIAPYYPTAGKRGRPPMPL comes from the coding sequence ATGGGAGAGCAGCGGACGTTCGCCGGCGAAGGGTGGAGCACGAAGAAGCGCGTCACGCGGCGCGAGCGATTCCTGGCCGAGATGGATGCGGTGATTCCCTGGGCCGCGCTTGGCGCGTTGATCGCGCCGTACTATCCCACCGCCGGGAAGCGGGGGCGACCGCCGATGCCGCT
- a CDS encoding XRE family transcriptional regulator encodes MKGQDKGRNVGHKKFSELRAKMSPERRARATERTKAMLAELPLQELRHARELTQATLAETMECGQDEISKLERRADMLVSTLRRYVEAMGGRLDIVATFPDGEVRISNLGDLAHSGS; translated from the coding sequence ATGAAGGGACAGGACAAGGGCCGTAATGTCGGGCACAAGAAGTTCAGTGAGCTGCGGGCGAAGATGTCGCCGGAGCGTCGTGCGCGTGCGACGGAGCGTACGAAGGCGATGCTCGCTGAGTTGCCGCTACAAGAGCTAAGACACGCGCGTGAACTAACCCAAGCGACGCTCGCTGAAACGATGGAGTGTGGTCAGGATGAGATTTCGAAGCTTGAGCGACGCGCCGATATGCTTGTCAGTACGCTCCGCCGCTATGTCGAGGCAATGGGCGGACGACTTGACATTGTCGCAACCTTCCCTGACGGCGAGGTTCGAATCTCAAACCTCGGTGACCTCGCCCATTCCGGCAGCTGA